From Halotia branconii CENA392, the proteins below share one genomic window:
- a CDS encoding AI-2E family transporter has protein sequence MQTANKLPRWLTLSLAFPLVILNAWVLLQVIKYFQPLVSILVAALLLAFILDYPIRFFQKQRLQRNIAVTVALLLAVVVITAFGIILVPLIIQQLNELANILPTWIDSGRKQLQNFQSWATTEQLPINLNGLVPQILDRISTQIQNFTGRILSLVLDTIGSLVNILLTLVLTLYLVLNGESLWDGIFLWFPSRIGTYIRQSIREDFQNYFIGQFILATILASVVTLAFLVLRVPLGLLFGLVIGFFALFPFGTGIGISIVSSLVALNDFWLGIEAAVVAVAIDQFNSNFVAPRILGNFTGLNPVWVVISLLVGVKLAGLLGLLVAIPLASFIKSVADAWREGKLNIEPDEENFMLEKS, from the coding sequence ATGCAAACAGCAAATAAATTACCGCGTTGGTTAACCTTGAGTTTGGCATTTCCCCTGGTTATCCTTAATGCCTGGGTATTACTTCAGGTAATCAAATATTTTCAGCCATTAGTTAGTATTTTAGTTGCCGCTTTACTACTAGCTTTTATTTTGGATTATCCAATTAGATTTTTTCAAAAACAAAGATTACAACGCAATATAGCTGTCACGGTAGCTTTATTATTAGCTGTAGTAGTAATTACAGCTTTCGGGATTATTTTAGTGCCACTAATTATACAACAACTCAACGAGCTAGCTAACATCTTGCCTACTTGGATTGATTCTGGAAGAAAACAACTACAAAATTTTCAAAGCTGGGCGACTACAGAACAATTACCGATTAACTTAAATGGTCTAGTTCCCCAAATTCTAGATCGAATATCTACCCAAATTCAAAATTTTACAGGTAGAATACTAAGTTTAGTTTTAGACACTATAGGTAGTCTTGTTAATATACTGCTAACGTTAGTATTGACTCTTTATTTAGTTTTAAATGGAGAATCTCTCTGGGATGGAATTTTTTTGTGGTTCCCGTCCCGCATTGGAACTTATATCCGTCAGTCAATACGTGAGGATTTTCAAAATTATTTTATTGGTCAATTCATATTAGCCACTATCTTAGCATCAGTAGTGACATTAGCTTTTTTGGTGCTTAGAGTTCCATTAGGTTTACTTTTTGGACTCGTAATTGGTTTTTTTGCTTTGTTTCCTTTTGGTACAGGTATAGGAATTAGTATTGTTAGTTCTTTAGTCGCATTAAATGATTTTTGGTTAGGAATAGAAGCAGCAGTTGTAGCAGTAGCTATTGACCAATTTAATTCTAATTTTGTAGCACCCCGTATTCTTGGTAATTTTACAGGCTTAAATCCTGTATGGGTCGTAATTTCTTTATTAGTTGGAGTCAAATTAGCAGGATTATTAGGTTTATTAGTTGCTATACCTTTAGCAAGTTTTATTAAAAGTGTTGCAGATGCTTGGCGTGAGGGAAAATTGAATATAGAGCCTGATGAGGAGAATTTCATGCTAGAAAAATCATAG
- a CDS encoding peroxiredoxin-like family protein, with the protein MNTQTRANFPDIFSILSQTQRLRVSDGEVKPILDGCSNTAKLLVLIWSQLGDFDNLEYAWWLQKEKEKIEARGITIRAIGIGNCNSGIKFCEYTGFPQEWLFVDANAEIHGSLGLYRGLTIQFPILSTSQKAWLNLMLMCAGIGSPGTLKEVFRGYKGDYNAPQLIADEEVVRDIPLPPIKGSFFKAVGGKGFQRPFELATLRLRNMTEVLSNWNIYIPNSSYLTQRGGTFLFDSQGKLIYEHRDRGILGFAENMSNPLSFLYKY; encoded by the coding sequence ATGAATACTCAAACACGCGCCAATTTTCCAGATATCTTCTCGATTTTGAGTCAAACTCAACGCTTACGAGTTAGTGATGGAGAGGTTAAACCGATTTTAGATGGTTGCTCAAATACTGCAAAGTTGCTTGTACTTATTTGGTCGCAGTTGGGAGATTTTGATAATTTAGAATACGCTTGGTGGCTGCAAAAAGAAAAAGAAAAAATCGAAGCCAGAGGAATTACAATTCGCGCTATTGGAATTGGAAACTGCAATTCGGGGATCAAATTTTGTGAATATACGGGATTTCCTCAAGAATGGTTGTTTGTAGATGCAAATGCTGAAATTCACGGTTCTTTAGGACTTTATCGCGGTTTAACTATACAATTTCCAATACTATCAACATCACAAAAAGCTTGGTTGAATTTAATGCTAATGTGTGCTGGTATTGGTAGTCCGGGAACTCTGAAGGAAGTTTTTCGGGGTTATAAAGGTGATTATAATGCTCCTCAGTTAATTGCTGATGAGGAAGTTGTGAGGGATATACCTTTACCACCAATAAAAGGTTCGTTTTTCAAAGCTGTTGGAGGGAAAGGCTTTCAGCGTCCTTTTGAATTAGCAACTCTGCGCCTGCGAAACATGACCGAAGTTTTGAGCAACTGGAATATTTATATACCAAATTCATCTTATTTGACACAACGGGGAGGAACTTTTTTGTTTGATTCTCAAGGAAAATTAATTTATGAACATCGCGATCGCGGTATTCTTGGTTTTGCTGAAAATATGAGCAATCCCTTATCTTTTTTATATAAATATTAA
- a CDS encoding response regulator transcription factor, with the protein MIRVIVVAASFVVRAGLSAVVSSNPQLIVVGSASNLDVLFREVEQLQSDVVLLDLGSNPESMWSKLQLIQEQQVMVIAEDINTINLETALRLGIRGILSNTSTEAEIIAGIEAIAAGLVVLHPDFLELLPMPTKVIANPVQTLTPREIEVLGMLGSGLGNKAIAKRLQISEHTVKFHVSSIFQKLSVSTRTEAVTAGVRLGLIML; encoded by the coding sequence ATGATTCGGGTAATAGTGGTTGCTGCTTCTTTCGTGGTACGGGCAGGTTTATCAGCGGTAGTGAGTAGCAATCCCCAACTAATCGTCGTCGGCAGTGCATCTAACTTAGATGTGTTGTTTAGGGAAGTTGAGCAATTACAATCGGATGTAGTTTTGCTTGATTTAGGCAGTAACCCAGAATCAATGTGGTCAAAATTGCAGTTAATTCAAGAACAGCAAGTTATGGTGATTGCTGAGGATATCAATACTATTAATTTAGAAACAGCATTACGTTTGGGTATCCGCGGCATATTATCTAATACCAGCACCGAGGCAGAAATTATTGCCGGTATTGAGGCAATTGCTGCTGGTTTGGTGGTACTGCACCCTGATTTTTTAGAATTGCTGCCGATGCCGACAAAAGTGATAGCTAACCCTGTGCAAACTTTGACTCCACGAGAAATAGAGGTTTTAGGAATGCTGGGTTCTGGTTTAGGAAATAAAGCGATCGCTAAACGCCTGCAAATTTCTGAGCATACAGTGAAATTTCATGTTTCATCAATTTTTCAAAAGCTGAGTGTTTCCACTCGGACTGAGGCAGTAACGGCTGGTGTTCGTTTAGGTTTGATTATGTTGTAA
- a CDS encoding S1C family serine protease — protein sequence MITQFNDELSAVATILRQSTVKVKSSVAGVGSGVIWQADGLIITNAHVATSNRATVELSDGRVFAAVRSHFDPQQDLAALKINATNLNTAIISDSDNLRIGELVLAVGNPLADSGAVTLGIVHTNHPRAVIADLQLYPGNSGGPLADCLGRVVGINTMIVNNLAVAIPSTTVNRFLHSSHRLQLGVTLQPVVLGRRTLGLLVLSILPCSIAENVGLQIGDVLLGVSGRALTHPDDLAKYLYQTHNSIPLQVLRNSQQFVVYITGKTVVEAT from the coding sequence ATGATTACACAATTCAATGATGAACTGTCAGCAGTAGCCACTATACTCCGTCAAAGCACAGTCAAAGTTAAAAGCAGTGTTGCGGGAGTCGGTTCTGGTGTTATCTGGCAAGCTGATGGGTTGATTATTACGAATGCCCATGTAGCAACTAGTAACCGGGCAACCGTAGAATTATCAGACGGTAGGGTATTTGCAGCGGTGCGATCGCACTTTGACCCCCAGCAAGATTTAGCTGCGCTCAAAATTAATGCCACAAATTTAAATACTGCAATTATCAGTGATTCAGATAATTTACGAATTGGCGAACTGGTTTTGGCGGTAGGAAATCCCTTGGCCGATAGTGGTGCAGTCACACTTGGGATTGTTCACACTAATCATCCACGGGCGGTGATAGCAGATTTACAACTGTATCCTGGTAATTCTGGCGGGCCTTTAGCTGACTGTCTTGGTCGAGTTGTTGGTATAAATACGATGATTGTCAACAATTTGGCTGTGGCAATTCCCAGTACTACTGTCAACCGCTTTTTACATAGTAGTCATCGTCTGCAATTAGGAGTAACACTGCAACCTGTGGTTTTAGGCAGACGCACTTTAGGTTTACTAGTATTATCCATACTTCCTTGTAGTATCGCAGAAAATGTAGGATTACAAATTGGTGATGTATTACTTGGAGTTTCAGGACGGGCTTTGACTCACCCTGATGACTTGGCTAAATATCTGTATCAAACTCACAACTCCATACCATTACAAGTCCTACGTAATAGTCAGCAATTTGTAGTTTACATTACTGGGAAAACTGTTGTGGAGGCAACATGA
- a CDS encoding S1C family serine protease, producing MSSLLSLSNSLADTVEQSGNTVVAINTGKRIASSAIHWRNGIIVTSDESLGRYDEISITTSDGNTLPVSFLGHDPSTDIAVFQLQNSKLTVAQVGDATKLKVGHLVLGLARSSEGDLRAAMGVVSVVSGAWRSMNGGNIDQFIRPDITLYPGFAGGPLVDAAGYIVGMNTSGRRGTVLTIPAATVDRVVNQLLTKGHISRGYLGVGMQPVRLPSNLKTALNLPTATGVIVVNVEPSSPADQAGLLLGDVLVTFDGIAVSDTGDVLALLNNSDRIGKTVKIQIIRGGTLVELDVVVGERPAE from the coding sequence ATGTCTTCATTACTGTCACTATCCAACAGTTTAGCTGACACAGTAGAACAATCAGGAAATACTGTAGTTGCTATAAATACTGGTAAACGCATTGCTTCGAGTGCAATTCATTGGCGCAACGGTATTATTGTTACTTCAGATGAGTCACTTGGGCGTTATGACGAAATTAGCATCACAACATCAGATGGAAATACTTTACCAGTTTCTTTCCTTGGTCATGACCCTAGCACTGATATAGCTGTATTTCAATTGCAAAATAGTAAACTTACTGTGGCACAAGTTGGCGATGCCACAAAACTCAAAGTTGGTCATTTGGTACTGGGACTGGCAAGAAGTAGCGAAGGTGACTTACGAGCAGCAATGGGAGTAGTCAGTGTCGTAAGTGGTGCTTGGCGGAGTATGAATGGTGGTAATATTGACCAGTTCATCCGTCCGGATATTACTCTTTATCCTGGTTTTGCAGGCGGGCCACTCGTAGATGCAGCTGGCTATATAGTTGGGATGAATACATCGGGGCGACGCGGTACAGTTTTAACTATCCCTGCGGCTACAGTTGATCGCGTGGTTAATCAGTTACTGACTAAAGGGCATATTTCACGGGGCTATTTGGGTGTAGGAATGCAGCCTGTACGCTTGCCTAGCAATCTGAAAACTGCTTTAAATTTACCCACAGCAACGGGAGTGATTGTCGTTAATGTCGAACCCTCTAGTCCTGCTGATCAGGCTGGACTGTTGCTGGGGGATGTGTTAGTAACATTTGATGGTATTGCCGTAAGCGATACGGGTGATGTGCTAGCACTGCTAAATAATAGCGATCGCATCGGTAAAACTGTCAAAATTCAGATTATCCGTGGTGGCACATTAGTTGAGTTAGATGTTGTTGTGGGCGAACGGCCTGCTGAGTAA